A single window of Hyla sarda isolate aHylSar1 chromosome 2, aHylSar1.hap1, whole genome shotgun sequence DNA harbors:
- the MAP3K7CL gene encoding MAP3K7 C-terminal-like protein isoform X2, with protein sequence MQVFKQHCKIAEEYHQVKREITLLEERKKELMARLDQFEKENSDVVHLAQEYEDLSKENQSLSLAHSRCKEQLEKLRIQYQKRQGSS encoded by the exons ATGCAAGTGTTCAAACAGCACTGTAAAATCGCAGAGGAATATCATCAAGTGAAGAGGGAGATAACACTTCTGGAGGAAAGGAA AAAAGAATTGATGGCCCGTTTGGATCAGTTTGAGAAGGAAAACTCGGATGTCGTTCACTTAGCGCAGGAATACGAGGACCTCAGTAAAGAGAATCAGAGCCTCAGCCTGGCTCACTCCCGATGTAAAGAGCAACTCGAAAAACTGAGGATACAGTACCAGAAACGGCAGGGCTCATCCTAA